A region of Granulicella aggregans DNA encodes the following proteins:
- a CDS encoding phosphoribosylaminoimidazolesuccinocarboxamide synthase produces the protein MNPALLTTSLGDIPLTARGKVRDLYAMGDELLFIATDRISAFDHVLGSGIPDKGKILTQLSHFWFDFLADTVPNHLLAAPSAELLAKIAPYKSQTEGRSMLVRRAEMFPVECVVRGYLSGSGWKDYLATGSVCGIELPSGLRESDRLPCPIFTPAAKIKTGGHDENISFATMVDTVGEHYANELRRLTFAIYEKASAHAASKGLILADTKFEFGLVDGKIVLADEVLTPDSSRYWPAESYSPGGAQPSFDKQYVRDYLESIHWNKQAPAPSLPVEVISKTREKYLEAFRLITGQSDLEMVR, from the coding sequence ATGAACCCCGCATTGCTTACCACCTCTCTCGGCGACATCCCCCTCACCGCTCGCGGCAAGGTCCGCGACCTTTACGCGATGGGGGATGAGCTTTTATTTATTGCTACTGACCGCATCTCCGCCTTCGACCATGTCCTCGGCTCCGGCATTCCAGACAAGGGAAAGATCCTTACCCAGCTTTCGCACTTCTGGTTCGATTTTCTTGCGGACACGGTCCCAAACCACCTGCTTGCAGCGCCGTCGGCCGAGCTGCTCGCGAAGATCGCGCCCTACAAGTCCCAGACCGAGGGCCGGTCCATGCTCGTCCGCCGAGCAGAGATGTTCCCGGTCGAATGCGTCGTCCGCGGCTACCTCTCCGGCTCAGGCTGGAAGGACTATCTGGCCACCGGCTCGGTCTGCGGCATCGAACTGCCGAGCGGCCTGCGCGAGTCCGACAGGCTTCCCTGCCCCATCTTCACGCCCGCCGCGAAGATCAAGACCGGCGGCCACGACGAGAACATCTCCTTCGCGACCATGGTGGACACGGTTGGCGAACACTACGCGAACGAGCTGCGCCGCCTGACTTTCGCCATCTACGAAAAGGCTTCGGCTCACGCGGCGTCGAAGGGCCTGATCCTCGCCGATACGAAGTTTGAGTTCGGGCTGGTCGATGGAAAGATCGTCCTCGCTGACGAGGTCCTCACACCTGACTCGTCCCGTTACTGGCCGGCCGAAAGCTATTCTCCGGGCGGCGCGCAGCCGAGTTTCGACAAACAATACGTGCGCGATTACCTGGAATCGATCCACTGGAACAAGCAGGCGCCCGCGCCGTCGCTGCCGGTTGAGGTGATCTCGAAGACCCGTGAAAAGTATCTCGAGGCCTTCCGACTCATCACAGGCCAGTCCGACCTCGAAATGGTGAGATAG
- a CDS encoding GNAT family N-acetyltransferase, which yields MIYRKLMKEDAPAYWALRLEAVEREPRSFGPTPEEHRQVTIDEIATFLCGKNSFVMGAFDGEAMIGFARFEREPNAKERHKGHVRGVYVAASHRGRGAAKAMINSLIDEVRQDPSLEQLMLAVGLFNTGARKVYTALGFVTFGIEPRALRAGDEYVDEEHMILFLR from the coding sequence TTGATCTATAGGAAGTTGATGAAAGAGGACGCGCCCGCCTACTGGGCGCTGCGGCTCGAAGCGGTAGAGCGCGAACCGCGATCCTTTGGCCCGACACCCGAAGAGCACCGGCAAGTCACAATCGACGAGATCGCCACGTTTCTGTGCGGTAAGAACTCCTTTGTGATGGGTGCCTTCGATGGTGAAGCGATGATCGGGTTCGCCCGATTCGAGCGCGAGCCGAACGCGAAAGAGCGCCACAAAGGCCATGTTCGTGGCGTGTATGTCGCGGCCTCGCACCGTGGGCGTGGCGCAGCAAAGGCGATGATCAACTCGCTGATCGATGAGGTAAGACAGGACCCGAGCCTCGAACAGTTGATGCTGGCGGTCGGCCTCTTCAACACGGGAGCGCGGAAGGTCTACACCGCCCTGGGATTTGTGACCTTCGGCATAGAGCCGCGCGCTCTGCGAGCAGGCGATGAGTATGTCGATGAAGAGCACATGATCTTGTTCCTCCGCTAG
- a CDS encoding type II and III secretion system protein codes for MRLPADLSPRHDGFSKRRCRRCVLAAFELGACLCLACASSFAQASGQSTDPGITTSVTGAVSQQRNPKNNTHAKENAKAEEAYIEGARLLERNDREAAERQFQLASSLAPDNRDYALAVTSIREGRIVELIHRAGKARIEGHAIEAEALLAQARKIDPDNPLLAQHPNPNEPVKSSKVDSWILDGPRLAGPIELKPAQGLKSFHIHSSLPEALRQLAAAYGLKVVVDSTVPQQQVKFDLEDVTYTQAIRVLSQMGTVFTVALTPDSFFVAVDNQESRNKYQHQVQETIYAAGMTNEQLAELGNMIRSVFEVKQVTVQNSFGTLVVRAPADTLEALNLTLRDLLEGNAEVMIDLKLYSVDKTSTRNIGVSLPSQAGAFSLAGEAQSLVASNQSLINQAIAQGLVPAGTSNIEIVLALIKAGLITSPLISGLLATVGGGITTAGIYSTTTSSLNFALNSSDTRALDEIQLRVGDRQSATFRAGSKYPITQSTYSTTSAATTSSLAGATVNGVSVASLLNAATTATTPQIQYEDLGLTLKATPTIQKSGLVSLHLDLKIESLAGGTNDNIPILTNSSLTSDITVADGTTAFLVSNMNKSQSAAVTGVPGLSDLPGFQSTPDLLRTTDVGELLMVITPHLVRKRSNDTAGPIIPINVPASSTSE; via the coding sequence ATGAGACTTCCCGCGGACCTTTCGCCTAGACACGATGGCTTCAGCAAGCGGCGCTGCCGCCGATGCGTCCTCGCTGCGTTTGAGCTTGGCGCTTGTCTCTGCCTGGCCTGCGCATCCTCGTTCGCACAAGCTTCCGGTCAGAGCACCGATCCTGGCATTACGACATCCGTCACCGGTGCCGTCTCCCAGCAGCGCAATCCAAAGAACAACACCCACGCGAAGGAAAACGCCAAGGCCGAAGAGGCCTACATCGAGGGCGCAAGGCTGCTCGAGCGCAACGACCGCGAAGCAGCCGAACGCCAGTTCCAGCTTGCTTCCAGCCTGGCCCCCGACAACCGCGACTACGCCCTCGCCGTGACTTCCATCCGCGAAGGCCGGATTGTGGAACTGATTCACCGCGCGGGCAAGGCGCGCATCGAAGGCCATGCGATCGAAGCCGAAGCCCTTCTGGCGCAGGCCCGCAAGATCGATCCTGACAATCCGCTGCTGGCCCAGCACCCCAATCCCAACGAGCCCGTAAAGAGTTCAAAGGTCGACTCGTGGATACTCGATGGCCCGCGGCTCGCCGGTCCCATCGAGTTGAAGCCCGCGCAAGGTCTGAAGAGCTTCCATATTCACTCCTCCCTGCCCGAGGCCCTTCGCCAGCTGGCCGCTGCATACGGTCTGAAGGTTGTGGTCGACAGCACCGTGCCACAACAGCAGGTGAAGTTCGACCTCGAAGACGTCACCTACACGCAAGCCATACGCGTTCTGAGCCAGATGGGCACCGTCTTTACGGTTGCGCTTACTCCGGACAGCTTCTTCGTCGCCGTCGACAATCAGGAAAGCCGAAACAAGTACCAACACCAGGTGCAGGAGACGATCTACGCGGCGGGCATGACCAACGAGCAACTGGCAGAGCTTGGCAACATGATCCGGAGCGTCTTCGAGGTCAAGCAGGTCACGGTGCAGAACAGCTTTGGCACACTGGTCGTCCGTGCGCCGGCGGACACGCTGGAAGCTCTAAACCTGACGCTGCGCGACCTGTTGGAAGGCAACGCCGAGGTGATGATCGACCTAAAGCTTTACAGCGTCGACAAGACCTCCACGCGGAACATCGGAGTTTCGCTTCCCTCACAGGCGGGAGCCTTCAGCCTTGCCGGCGAGGCGCAGAGCCTCGTAGCATCCAATCAGTCCCTCATCAACCAGGCCATCGCGCAGGGTCTCGTTCCCGCAGGCACCAGCAATATCGAGATCGTCCTCGCCCTGATCAAGGCGGGCCTCATCACCAGCCCTCTGATCTCCGGGCTCCTTGCGACCGTTGGCGGAGGTATCACCACGGCGGGCATCTACTCGACAACGACGTCCTCGCTGAACTTCGCCTTGAACTCCAGCGACACCCGTGCGCTCGATGAGATTCAACTCCGGGTCGGAGACCGGCAGAGCGCGACCTTCCGCGCTGGCTCAAAGTATCCCATTACGCAGTCCACTTATTCGACAACCAGCGCCGCCACCACCTCGTCGCTCGCCGGGGCCACAGTCAATGGGGTCAGCGTGGCCAGCCTCCTGAATGCCGCGACCACTGCCACCACGCCCCAGATTCAGTACGAAGACCTCGGTCTCACGTTGAAAGCCACACCCACGATTCAGAAGTCGGGCCTGGTCAGCCTTCATCTCGACCTCAAGATCGAGTCTCTGGCTGGCGGCACCAACGACAACATCCCCATCCTGACAAACAGCTCCCTGACTTCGGACATCACGGTTGCTGATGGAACGACGGCGTTCCTCGTCAGCAATATGAACAAGAGCCAATCGGCAGCAGTGACGGGAGTTCCAGGGCTGAGCGATCTTCCCGGTTTTCAAAGCACCCCAGACCTGCTACGCACGACCGATGTAGGCGAACTGTTGATGGTGATCACACCGCACCTCGTCCGCAAGCGTTCCAACGACACCGCTGGCCCGATCATCCCGATCAATGTGCCCGCCTCTTCGACATCCGAATAA
- a CDS encoding NIPSNAP family protein — MQEQRRTVLKAMGAGAMMFAMGGLSAEAQDGSKDGSTVFELRVYHTVEGRLPALLARFRDHTVSLFTKHGIVSVAYWVPTDDPLKDKTLIYVLKHPSRDEATKNWKAFQDDPEWIKVKTESEASGKIVEKVDSTFMTMTDFSPKV; from the coding sequence ATGCAAGAACAAAGACGCACGGTGCTGAAGGCGATGGGAGCGGGAGCGATGATGTTTGCCATGGGCGGTCTCTCGGCAGAGGCCCAGGACGGATCAAAGGACGGCTCGACGGTCTTCGAGCTACGGGTCTATCACACGGTCGAAGGACGGCTGCCCGCGCTGCTGGCACGCTTTCGCGACCATACCGTCAGCCTCTTCACGAAGCACGGTATCGTCAGCGTGGCCTACTGGGTGCCGACCGATGACCCTCTGAAGGACAAGACGCTCATCTACGTCCTGAAGCATCCCAGCCGCGATGAGGCGACGAAGAACTGGAAGGCGTTCCAGGACGATCCTGAATGGATCAAGGTGAAGACGGAGAGCGAGGCCAGCGGAAAGATCGTCGAAAAGGTGGATTCAACCTTTATGACCATGACTGACTTTTCGCCGAAGGTGTAA
- a CDS encoding CvpA family protein, whose product MNVPDIRSFNLFDWFLIAIVAYSTIAAILRGFFREVFSLVGLIAGILLASWNYSLFSVYLERLLPWTVAQIVAFLLIVITTMVLCGLAGTLLQKTAKTVGLGFIDRLLGGAFGLVRGCLMGVALLMVGAAFLPQSFYLRNSALSGYFLQGAHAVSFVVPTNLQQHIREGIQQLHHKS is encoded by the coding sequence ATGAACGTGCCGGATATAAGATCCTTCAACCTTTTCGATTGGTTTCTGATCGCGATCGTCGCTTATTCGACCATTGCGGCGATCCTGCGCGGCTTCTTCCGGGAGGTCTTTTCGCTCGTGGGGCTTATAGCCGGAATTCTCCTCGCCAGCTGGAACTACTCCCTCTTCAGCGTTTACCTCGAGCGTCTCCTGCCCTGGACGGTCGCCCAGATCGTGGCGTTTCTGTTGATCGTGATTACCACTATGGTGCTCTGCGGGTTGGCGGGAACGCTGCTGCAGAAGACTGCGAAGACCGTCGGTCTGGGCTTTATCGACCGGTTGCTGGGCGGGGCCTTTGGGCTCGTCCGCGGCTGCCTGATGGGCGTCGCTCTTTTGATGGTGGGTGCCGCTTTTCTTCCCCAATCCTTCTATCTGAGAAATTCTGCTCTCTCCGGGTATTTCCTTCAGGGAGCGCATGCGGTATCCTTCGTGGTGCCAACCAACCTTCAGCAACATATCCGCGAGGGCATCCAGCAACTCCATCACAAGAGTTGA
- the ilvC gene encoding ketol-acid reductoisomerase: MAKAYHDADADLSLIQAKKVAIIGYGSQGHAHALNLKDSGVDVRVGLRAGSANAARAEKAGLVVDTVAEVSKWADVIMNLTPDQTAAKVYHAEIAPNMKSDATLMFAHGFNIRFRTIEPPASVDVSLVAPKSPGHRVREVYTEGGGVPALVAVEQDASGNALALALSYAKAIGCTRAGVLETTFTEETETDLFGEQAVLCGGTSALVKAGFETLVEAGYQPELAYFEVLHELKLIVDLMYRGGLEYMRHSISDTAEWGDYVAGPRIVTADVKKAMKGLLNDIQDGTFAKKFIEENETGRHEFARIRKAEAAHQIEQVGAELRKSMPFLDPVKVVDGAVVKA, encoded by the coding sequence ATGGCAAAGGCATATCACGACGCAGACGCGGACCTCTCTCTTATCCAGGCGAAGAAGGTCGCAATTATCGGTTACGGATCGCAGGGCCACGCCCATGCATTGAACTTGAAGGACTCGGGCGTCGATGTCCGGGTTGGGCTTCGTGCTGGCTCGGCCAACGCGGCTCGCGCGGAGAAGGCAGGGCTGGTTGTCGACACCGTCGCCGAGGTCTCTAAGTGGGCCGACGTCATCATGAACCTGACGCCCGACCAGACGGCTGCGAAGGTCTACCACGCGGAGATCGCGCCGAACATGAAGTCCGATGCGACCCTTATGTTTGCGCACGGCTTCAACATCCGCTTCCGCACGATCGAACCGCCGGCAAGCGTCGATGTTTCGCTGGTTGCGCCGAAGTCGCCGGGCCATCGCGTGCGTGAGGTTTATACCGAGGGCGGTGGTGTTCCGGCGCTCGTCGCGGTCGAGCAGGATGCGAGCGGCAACGCTCTGGCACTGGCACTGAGCTACGCGAAGGCGATCGGATGCACGCGCGCTGGCGTGCTCGAGACGACGTTCACGGAAGAGACCGAGACGGACCTCTTCGGCGAGCAGGCGGTGCTGTGCGGCGGAACTTCGGCGCTGGTGAAGGCTGGCTTCGAGACGCTGGTCGAGGCCGGATATCAGCCGGAACTGGCGTACTTCGAGGTGCTGCACGAGCTGAAGCTGATCGTCGACCTGATGTACCGCGGTGGCCTGGAGTACATGCGGCACTCGATCTCGGACACTGCGGAGTGGGGCGACTATGTCGCCGGGCCGCGCATCGTGACGGCTGATGTGAAGAAGGCGATGAAGGGCCTGCTGAACGACATTCAGGACGGCACGTTCGCGAAGAAGTTCATCGAAGAGAACGAGACTGGGCGGCATGAGTTCGCGCGGATTCGCAAGGCTGAGGCAGCCCACCAGATCGAGCAGGTCGGCGCGGAGCTGCGCAAGTCGATGCCGTTCCTCGATCCGGTCAAGGTTGTCGATGGAGCGGTTGTGAAGGCGTAG
- a CDS encoding MFS transporter, giving the protein MSKVRSRYYITTLVAAALFMEMLDGTIIATALPQMAKSFNVGAVHLNIGMTAYMLALAVFIPISGWVADRFGSRSVFAAAIGVFTVASLFCGLAHTLTEFTLMRVVQGLGGAMMFPVGRLIVLRDTPKEDLTETIAYMTWPALTALVVGPPLGGFITTYFSWHWIFFLNLPLGAVALTLTLLWVENLRSEERHPFDWLTFLFAGLASTGLVYALESLGGAAMATSSALLILALSVVSGVLAVFMARRSSYPFIDLESMKLKSYALSIYGASGFRVAVAVLPFLLPLMFQISFGMTAFQSGLYLLALFAGDLSMKGFVIQVLRRFGFRRILIVNGVITAGSVALCAVISPGTPPLLIVAILYFHGAARSLEFTCMTTLAYTEIPSERMGQANGFLSAVMQLSMGVGVAVGAVTIRLVAHAHGHEAAAPHLNDFHVAILCMSLLTLAPVFDSLGLSADAGAATSGHLVIHNEVEADLV; this is encoded by the coding sequence ATGTCGAAGGTCCGTTCGCGGTATTACATTACGACGCTGGTGGCTGCTGCTCTTTTCATGGAGATGCTGGACGGCACGATCATCGCGACGGCGTTGCCGCAGATGGCGAAGAGCTTCAACGTCGGTGCTGTCCATCTGAATATCGGGATGACGGCGTACATGCTGGCGCTCGCGGTGTTCATCCCCATTAGCGGATGGGTGGCAGACAGGTTCGGTTCGCGTAGTGTCTTTGCTGCTGCGATTGGTGTCTTCACAGTGGCGTCTTTGTTCTGCGGTCTGGCGCATACGCTGACCGAGTTCACGCTCATGCGAGTCGTTCAGGGGCTTGGCGGGGCGATGATGTTTCCCGTTGGGCGGTTGATCGTCTTGCGCGATACGCCGAAGGAAGACCTCACCGAAACGATCGCCTATATGACGTGGCCGGCGCTCACCGCCTTGGTCGTTGGACCTCCGCTGGGCGGATTTATCACGACCTACTTTAGTTGGCACTGGATCTTTTTCTTGAACCTGCCGCTGGGTGCGGTGGCGCTGACACTGACGCTTTTATGGGTGGAGAACCTGCGCTCGGAAGAGCGTCATCCGTTCGATTGGCTTACGTTCCTGTTTGCCGGTTTGGCTTCTACAGGGTTGGTCTATGCGCTTGAGAGTCTGGGCGGGGCGGCGATGGCTACCTCGTCCGCGCTGTTGATTCTCGCGCTGAGCGTCGTAAGCGGAGTGCTGGCGGTCTTCATGGCGCGACGATCAAGCTATCCCTTCATCGATCTGGAGTCGATGAAGCTGAAATCGTATGCGCTTTCCATCTATGGAGCCAGCGGCTTCCGGGTTGCTGTCGCGGTTCTGCCGTTTCTCCTGCCCCTGATGTTCCAGATCAGCTTTGGCATGACTGCCTTCCAGTCGGGGCTGTATCTACTGGCGCTGTTTGCCGGCGATCTCAGCATGAAAGGGTTCGTCATCCAGGTGCTGCGGCGGTTCGGTTTCCGGCGAATATTGATTGTGAACGGAGTGATTACTGCGGGATCTGTGGCGCTGTGTGCTGTCATCTCTCCGGGCACACCACCTTTGTTGATCGTTGCCATCCTGTACTTTCATGGGGCCGCCCGGTCACTGGAGTTCACCTGCATGACCACCCTTGCTTATACGGAGATTCCGTCGGAGCGAATGGGGCAGGCGAACGGTTTTCTTTCGGCGGTGATGCAGTTGTCTATGGGCGTGGGTGTCGCTGTCGGCGCAGTGACGATACGGCTGGTCGCACACGCGCACGGCCATGAAGCTGCCGCGCCGCATCTCAACGACTTTCATGTGGCGATCCTCTGCATGTCGCTTTTGACGCTGGCTCCGGTCTTCGACAGCCTCGGGCTGTCGGCGGATGCGGGAGCTGCTACGAGTGGACACCTGGTGATACACAACGAGGTTGAGGCGGACCTCGTCTAG
- a CDS encoding helix-turn-helix domain-containing protein, which translates to MKRELDILVTQMHANGVDYTEAVRQFKKRYIFEVLAHHKGNQCKAAEELGMHRNTLSRTLAELDMDTSKIRSGMRRPPSSDRMGDRSRITSIASAR; encoded by the coding sequence TTGAAACGCGAGCTCGATATCCTGGTCACCCAGATGCACGCCAACGGTGTGGATTACACAGAGGCCGTGCGCCAGTTCAAGAAGCGTTACATCTTCGAAGTCCTCGCGCACCATAAGGGCAACCAGTGCAAGGCGGCTGAAGAGCTTGGCATGCATCGCAACACGCTCAGCCGGACTCTCGCCGAGCTTGATATGGATACTTCCAAGATCCGCAGCGGCATGCGCCGGCCACCCAGCAGTGACAGAATGGGAGACCGTTCCAGAATTACAAGCATCGCCAGCGCCAGATAG